The following are encoded together in the Bacillus cereus group sp. RP43 genome:
- a CDS encoding ferredoxin gives MLHYTVVNKETCESCGVCRSIAPDIYQLDCKSKAFGALDHNEGIIGIPTTFLNAMVAAYESCPTNSIRVGKESFENQELENGMRMD, from the coding sequence TTGTTACATTATACTGTTGTAAATAAAGAAACTTGTGAATCATGTGGAGTATGCCGCTCTATAGCACCAGATATATATCAATTGGATTGTAAAAGTAAAGCATTTGGTGCATTAGATCACAATGAAGGAATAATTGGAATTCCAACTACATTTTTGAATGCAATGGTGGCAGCATATGAAAGTTGTCCGACAAATTCGATTCGAGTAGGAAAAGAGTCGTTTGAAAATCAAGAATTAGAAAATGGTATGAGAATGGATTAA